One genomic region from Pecten maximus chromosome 5, xPecMax1.1, whole genome shotgun sequence encodes:
- the LOC117326827 gene encoding uncharacterized protein LOC117326827 isoform X10, whose protein sequence is MILRLYEALGGIKECIGRYPKSALGGIKQYIGRYQRVHWEVSKSVLEGIKQYIGRYQRVHWEVSKSTLGGIKQYIRRYQTVHWEVSKSVLEGIKQYIGRYQRVHWEVSKSTLGGIKQYIRRYQTVHWEVSNSTLGGIKEYIGRYQRVYWEVSNSTLGGIKEYIGRYQTVHWEVSKSTLGGIKECIGRYQTVHWEVSKSVLGGIKQYIGRYQRVHWEVSKSVLEGIKQYIGRYQRVHWEVSKSVLGGIKQYIGRYQRVHWEVSKSVLEGIKQYIGRYQRVHWEVSKSVLGGIKEYIGRYQRVHWEVSKSTLGGIKEYIGRYQRVYWKVSKSVLEGIKQYIGRYQTVHWEVSKSTLGGIKECIGRYQTVHWEVSNSTLGGIKQYIERYQTVHWEVSNSTLGGIKQYIGRYQRVHWEVSNSTLGGIKQYIGRYQRVHWEVSKSTLGGIKEYIGRYQRVYWEGSNSTLGGIKQYIGRYQRVYWEVSNSTLGGIKQYIGRYQTVH, encoded by the exons ATGATCCTAAGGCTTTATGAGGCATTGGGAGGTATCAAAGAGTGCATTGGGAGGTATCCAAAGAGTGCATTGGGAGGTATCAAACAGTACATTGGGAGGTATCAAAGAGTACATTGGGAG GTATCAAAGAGTGTATTGGAAGGTATCAAACAGTACATTGGGAGGTATCAAAGAGTACATTGGGAGGTATCAAAGAGTACATTGGGAGGTATCAAACAGTACATTAGGAGGTATCAAACAGTACATTGGGAGGTATCAAAGAGTGTATTGGAAGGTATCAAACAGTACATTGGGAGGTATCAAAGAGTACATTGGGAGGTATCAAAGAGTACATTGGGAGGTATCAAACAGTACATTAGGAGGTATCAAACAGTACATTGGGAG GTATCAAACAGTACATTGGGAGGTATCAAAGAGTACATTGGGAGGTATCAAAGAGTGTATTGGGAGGTATCAAACAGTACATTGGGAGGTATCAAAGAGTACATTGGGAGGTATCAAACAGTACATTGGGAGGTATCAAAGAGTACATTGGGAGGTATCAAAGAGTGTATTGGGAGGTATCAAACAGTACATTGGGAGGTATCAAAGAGTGTATTGGGAGGTATCAAACAGTACATTGGGAGGTATCAAAGAGTACATTGGGAGGTATCAAAGAGTGTATTGGAAGGTATCAAACAGTACATTGGGAGGTATCAAAGAGTACATTGGGAGGTATCAAAGAGTGTATTGGGAGGTATCAAACAGTACATTGGGAGGTATCAAAGAGTACATTGGGAGGTATCAAAGAGTGTATTGGAAGGTATCAAACAGTACATTGGGAGGTATCAAAGAGTACATTGGGAGGTATCAAAGAGTGTATTGGGAGGTATCAAAGAGTACATTGGGAGGTATCAAAGAGTACATTGGGAGGTATCAAAGAGTACATTGGGAGGTATCAAAGAGTACATTGGGAGGTATCAAAGAGTGTATTGGAAGGTATCAAAGAGTGTATTGGAAGGTATCAAACAGTACATTGGGAG GTATCAAACAGTACATTGGGAGGTATCAAAGAGTACATTGGGAGGTATCAAAGAGTGTATTGGGAGGTATCAAACAGTACATTGGGAGGTATCAAACAGTACATTGGGAGGTATCAAACAGTACATTGAGAG GTATCAAACAGTACATTGGGAGGTATCAAACAGTACATTGGGAGGTATCAAACAGTACATTGGGAGGTATCAAAGAGTACATTGGGAGGTATCAAACAGTACATTGGGAGGTATCAAACAGTACATTGGGAGGTATCAAAGAGTACATTGGGAGGTATCAAAGAGTACATTGGGAGGTATCAAAGAGTACATTGGGAGGTATCAAAGAGTGTATTGGGAGGGATCAAACAGTACATTGGGAGGTATCAAACAGTACATTGGGAGGTATCAAAGAGTGTATTGGGAGGTATCAAACAGTACATTGGGAGGTATCAAACAGTACATTGGGAGGTATCAAACAGTACATTGA
- the LOC117326827 gene encoding uncharacterized protein LOC117326827 isoform X15: MILRLYEALGGIKECIGRYPKSALGGIKQYIGRYQRVHWEVSKSVLEGIKQYIGRYQRVHWEVSKSTLGGIKQYIRRYQTVHWEVSNSTLGGIKQYIGRYQRVHWEVSKSVLEGIKQYIGRYQRVHWEVSKSVLGGIKQYIGRYQRVHWEVSNSTLGGIKEYIGRYQRVYWEVSNSTLGGIKECIGRYQTVHWEVSKSTLGGIKECIGRYQTVHWEVSKSTLGGIKECIGRYQTVHWEVSKSTLGGIKECIGRYQTVHWEVSKSTLGGIKECIGRYQRVHWEVSKSTLGGIKEYIGRYQRVHWEVSKSVLEGIKECIGRYQTVHWEVSNSTLGGIKEYIGRYQRVYWEVSNSTLGGIKQYIGRYQTVH; the protein is encoded by the exons ATGATCCTAAGGCTTTATGAGGCATTGGGAGGTATCAAAGAGTGCATTGGGAGGTATCCAAAGAGTGCATTGGGAGGTATCAAACAGTACATTGGGAGGTATCAAAGAGTACATTGGGAG GTATCAAAGAGTGTATTGGAAGGTATCAAACAGTACATTGGGAGGTATCAAAGAGTACATTGGGAGGTATCAAAGAGTACATTGGGAGGTATCAAACAGTACATTAGGAGGTATCAAACAGTACATTGGGAG GTATCAAACAGTACATTGGGAGGTATCAAACAGTACATTGGGAGGTATCAAAGAGTACATTGGGAGGTATCAAAGAGTGTATTGGAAGGTATCAAACAGTACATTGGGAGGTATCAAAGAGTACATTGGGAGGTATCAAAGAGTGTATTGGGAGGTATCAAACAGTACATTGGGAGGTATCAAAGAGTACATTGGGAGGTATCAAACAGTACATTGGGAGGTATCAAAGAGTACATTGGGAGGTATCAAAGAGTGTATTGGGAGGTATCAAACAGTACATTGGGAGGTATCAAAGAGTGTATTGGGAGGTATCAAACAGTACATTGGGAGGTATCAAAGAGTACATTGGGAGGTATCAAAGAGTGTATTGGAAGGTATCAAACAGTACATTGGGAGGTATCAAAGAGTACATTGGGAGGTATCAAAGAGTGTATTGGGAGGTATCAAACAGTACATTGGGAGGTATCAAAGAGTACATTGGGAGGTATCAAAGAGTGTATTGGAAGGTATCAAACAGTACATTGGGAGGTATCAAAGAGTACATTGGGAGGTATCAAAGAGTGTATTGGGAGGTATCAAAGAGTACATTGGGAGGTATCAAAGAGTACATTGGGAGGTATCAAAGAGTACATTGGGAGGTATCAAAGAGTACATTGGGAGGTATCAAAGAGTGTATTGGAAGGTATCAAAGAGTGTATTGGAAGGTATCAAACAGTACATTGGGAG GTATCAAACAGTACATTGGGAGGTATCAAAGAGTACATTGGGAGGTATCAAAGAGTGTATTGGGAGGTATCAAACAGTACATTGGGAGGTATCAAACAGTACATTGGGAGGTATCAAACAGTACATTGA